In a single window of the Drosophila albomicans strain 15112-1751.03 chromosome 3, ASM965048v2, whole genome shotgun sequence genome:
- the LOC127565451 gene encoding tyrosine-protein phosphatase 99A, producing the protein MEYSNSKRLNHNEQQQQQPQNEHEQQTRISLASGYFRSSDTPTTTTTTAAAAVDAVATTPTTGSQRCLNTPPTTPSSPLREPPQSPSDGQTSSLSSHSVSSDILLGE; encoded by the exons ATGGAGTATTCAAACTCAAAGCGTTTGAATCAtaacgagcagcagcagcagcagccacaaaacGAACACGAGCAGCAAACCAG AATTTCACTTGCAAGCGGCTACTTTCGCAGCAGCGatacgccaacaacaacaacaacaacagcagcagcagcagttgatgcagtagcaacaacaccaacaactggCAGCCAGCGTTGCTTGAATACGCCACCCACAACACCCAGCAGCCCATTGCGAGAGCCGCCACAAAGTCCTTCGGACGGACAGACTTCATCGCTGAGCTCGCATTCCGTGTCCAGTGACATCTTGTTGGGTGAGTAA
- the LOC117570175 gene encoding integrin-linked protein kinase produces MEDIFHWCREGNSIQVRLWLDETEHDMNLGDDHGFSPLHWVAKEGHVKLVETLLQRGARVNATNMGDDIPLHLAAAHGHREVVQMLLRERSDVNAVNEHGNTPLHYACFWGYDMICEDLLNAGALVSIANKDGHTAVDKAKPSLGKRIQDLAEKSGQELKVISFKEQSWLGMKTRSRDATLSRFKGISMGDLDLHTKLSVTPSGETWRGRWQKNDVIAKILAVRQCTSRISRDFNEEFPKLRIFSHPNILPIIGACNSPPNLVVISQFMPRSSLFNLLHGASGVVVDTSQAVHFALDIARGMAFLHSLERIIPTYHLNSHHVMIDDDLTARINMGDAKFSFQEKGRIYQPAWMSPEALQRKPADRNWEASDMWSFAVLIWELTTREVPFAEWSPMECGMKIALEGLRVKIPPGTSSHMAKLISICMNEDPGKRPKFDMVVPILEKMKR; encoded by the exons ATGGAGGATATATTTCATTGGTGCCGCGAGGGCAACTCAATTCAAGTGCGCCTCTGGCTGGATGAGACGGAGCATGATATGAATTTGgg CGATGATCATGGCTTCAGTCCACTGCACTGGGTGGCAAAGGAGGGCCATGTGAAGCTGGTTGAGACGCTGCTGCAACGCGGCGCACGCGTCAATGCCACCAACATGGGCGACGACATTCCCCTTCATTTGGCAGCCGCCCACGGCCATCGCGAAGTCGTCCAAATG ttgctgCGCGAGCGATCGGATGTGAATGCGGTGAATGAGCATGGCAACACACCGTTGCATTATGCCTGCTTCTGGGGCTACGACATGATTTGCGAGGATCTGTTGAATGCCGGCGCCTTGGTCAGCATAGCCAACAAGGATGGACACACGGCCGTGGACAAGGCAAAGCCAAGTCTAGGCAAGCGCATTCAAGATCTGGCGGAGAAGAGTGGTCAAGAGTTGAAGGTCATCAGCTTCAAGGAGCAGAGTTGGCTGGGCATGAAGACACGTTCCCGCGATGCCACCTTGTCACGGTTTAAGGGCATCAGCATGGGCGATCTCGACTTGCACACCAAACTGTCGGTGACGCCCTCGGGAGAAACTTGGCGTGGTCGCTGGCAGAAGAACGATGTGATTGCCAAG ATTCTGGCAGTGCGTCAGTGCACATCGCGCATTTCGCGTGACTTCAACGAGGAGTTCCCCAAGCTGCGCATCTTCTCGCATCCCAACATTTTGCCCATCATTGGTGCCTGCAATTCTCCGCCGAATCTCGTGGTTATTAGTCAG TTCATGCCACGCTCTTCGTTGTTCAATCTGTTGCATGGCGCTTCGGGCGTTGTGGTGGACACCAGTCAAGCTGTGCACTTTGCCCTGGACATTGCCCGAGGCATGGCTTTCTTGCACTCGCTGGAACGGATCATACCGACGTATCATCTGAACAGTCATCATGTGATGATCGACGATGATCTGACGGCACGCATCAATATGGGCGATGCGAAGTTCTCGTTCCAGGAGAAGGGACGCATCTATCAGCCGGCCTGGATGTCGCCGGAGGCGCTGCAGCGTAAGCCAGCGGATCGTAATTGGGAGGCGTCTGATATGTGGAGCTTTGCTGTGCTCATCTGGGAGCTGACAACTCGCGAGGTGCCATTTGCCGAATGGTCACCCATGGAGTGCGGCATGAAGATTGCGCTCGAGGGACTGCGAGTCAAGATACCCCCGGGAACTTCATCGCACATGGCCAAATTAATCTCGATTTGCATGAATGAGGATCCAGGCAAGCGGCCCAAGTTCGATATGGTTGTGCCCATTCTGGAGAAGATGAAGAGATAA
- the LOC117570338 gene encoding multifunctional methyltransferase subunit TRM112-like protein yields MKLSTYNFLTSMAIKGVKVGYPLKLTITKQNVVESEFNPVFIEKLLPKLDWAALYGAAQVAECAEDIPPAQPDNIADNEALLQKLHHLLFEIDVLEGQLECPETGRVFPITDGIPNMLLNEDEV; encoded by the exons ATGAAACTCAGCACGTATAACTTTCTCACTTCAATGGCCATCAAGGGAGTTAAGGTTGGCTATCCCCTAAAACTGACG ATCACCAAACAGAATGTTGTGGAAAGTGAATTCAATCCGGTGTTTATAGAGAAACTGTTGCCTAAGCTGGACTGGGCAGCTCTATACGGTGCCGCACAAGTG GCGGAGTGCGCTGAGGACATTCCCCCAGCACAGCCCGATAACATTGCTGACAACGAGGCGCTATTGCAAAAGCTGCACCATCTGCTATTCGAAATTGACGTGCTCGAGGGACAGCTGGAATGTCCCGAAACCGGACGTGTGTTTCCCATAACCGATGGCATACCCAACATGCTATTAAATGAGGATGAggtctaa